One Mycobacterium kubicae genomic window carries:
- a CDS encoding DUF7455 domain-containing protein, translating to MNATLTSPELTRADRCDRCGAAARVRAKLPSGAELLFCQHHANEHEAKLVELAAVLEVSGQ from the coding sequence ATGAACGCAACTCTGACCAGTCCCGAGCTAACTAGAGCAGATCGCTGCGACCGCTGCGGTGCCGCAGCCCGGGTGCGAGCCAAGCTGCCTTCTGGAGCTGAACTCCTGTTCTGCCAACACCACGCCAACGAGCACGAAGCCAAGCTGGTTGAGCTTGCTGCCGTGCTGGAGGTCAGCGGCCAGTAA
- a CDS encoding YihY/virulence factor BrkB family protein: MSDQVPGQTPKTSRHHIWQLAQRTLSKSWDDSIFSESAQAGFWSALSTPPLLLGLLGALAYVAPLFGPDTMVSIEKSIISTAHNFFSPSVVNEIIEPTIREVTVNARGEVVSLGFLISLWAGSSAISSYVDAIVEAHDQTPLRHPVRQRFFALFLYVLMLMFVVVTAPVAVMGPRKVSEHIPFSLANILHYGYYPAIILALMVGVIVLYRVSLPVPLPTHRLIPGAVLAMVVFLIATLGLRFYLRWITSTGYTYGALSTPIAFLLFAFFGGFSIMIGAELNAAIQESWPAPATHAHRLRNWLKAHVAGLTGTKESVSPPPSAAAVEPPG; this comes from the coding sequence ATGAGTGACCAAGTCCCCGGGCAGACGCCGAAGACGTCCCGCCACCACATTTGGCAACTGGCCCAACGGACGCTCTCCAAAAGTTGGGACGACTCAATCTTTTCCGAGTCAGCACAAGCGGGGTTTTGGTCGGCACTGTCTACACCGCCGTTGTTGTTGGGGCTGCTGGGCGCTTTGGCCTACGTGGCACCGCTATTCGGTCCGGACACGATGGTGTCGATCGAGAAGAGCATCATCTCGACGGCCCATAACTTCTTCTCACCCAGCGTGGTGAACGAGATCATCGAGCCCACCATCCGCGAGGTCACCGTCAACGCCCGCGGCGAGGTGGTCTCACTGGGGTTCTTGATCTCGTTGTGGGCGGGGTCGTCGGCGATCTCGTCGTACGTGGACGCGATCGTGGAGGCCCACGACCAGACTCCGTTGCGACACCCGGTGCGGCAGCGATTCTTCGCGCTGTTCCTCTACGTGCTGATGCTGATGTTCGTCGTTGTGACGGCGCCGGTGGCGGTGATGGGACCACGCAAGGTGAGTGAACACATCCCGTTCAGCCTGGCGAACATCCTGCACTACGGCTACTACCCGGCGATCATCTTGGCCTTGATGGTCGGCGTGATCGTTTTGTACCGGGTATCGCTGCCGGTGCCGCTGCCAACCCACCGGCTGATCCCCGGCGCGGTGCTGGCGATGGTGGTGTTCCTGATCGCGACGTTGGGACTGCGGTTCTATCTGCGGTGGATCACCAGCACCGGCTACACCTACGGCGCGCTGTCCACCCCGATCGCGTTCCTGTTGTTCGCGTTCTTCGGCGGCTTCTCGATCATGATCGGCGCCGAACTCAACGCCGCCATTCAGGAAAGCTGGCCGGCTCCGGCAACCCATGCCCACCGGTTGCGCAACTGGCTGAAGGCCCACGTGGCCGGTTTGACCGGAACGAAGGAATCGGTGTCGCCGCCGCCGAGCGCTGCCGCGGTCGAACCGCCGGGCTGA
- a CDS encoding DUF952 domain-containing protein produces the protein MSVTSAGLVRLCEPQDWSRAQAVGRIDPDEGEGFVHLSTLDQVHLPANRLYRGRRDLVLLHVDASLLDAPLRWELGVPTDPESMLFPHLYGPLPVRAVTKATAYLPGGDGSFAPAQAHDST, from the coding sequence ATGTCCGTCACTTCAGCGGGGTTGGTTCGCCTGTGCGAGCCGCAGGATTGGTCGCGGGCCCAGGCGGTCGGTCGGATTGATCCCGACGAGGGCGAGGGGTTCGTTCACCTGTCGACGTTGGACCAAGTGCACCTGCCGGCTAACCGGCTGTACCGAGGTCGTCGGGACTTGGTTCTCCTGCATGTCGATGCTTCGTTGCTTGACGCACCGCTGCGGTGGGAACTTGGAGTGCCAACGGATCCCGAATCCATGTTGTTCCCGCACTTGTATGGACCGTTGCCGGTGCGCGCGGTGACGAAGGCCACCGCGTACCTGCCGGGCGGGGACGGCAGCTTCGCGCCGGCGCAAGCTCACGACTCGACGTAG